A genomic window from Plutella xylostella chromosome 23, ilPluXylo3.1, whole genome shotgun sequence includes:
- the LOC105384506 gene encoding THO complex subunit 7 homolog, which produces MGDEDVIRRRLLIDGDGTGDDRRLNVLLKTLIKWCNTDDKPEESKTTHDRMLAQLAQCEFAVTKSQLASEMMAAELKSYEALSHILETGIEAAKGNIEKSKADLAQAKVVRKNRIEYDVLAKVISEQPDRKQTNEKLSTLKTELASLETSKQQLESRLSLRKKQFHVLVTSIHQLQALLDEPEDVDSVSDDVEMKEVVNEV; this is translated from the exons atgGGTGACG AAGACGTTATCCGCCGAAGACTTCTTATTGATGGAGACGGCACGGGAGACGACAGAAGATTGAATGTCCTTCTCAAAACACTCATAAAATGGTGTAATACCGACGATAAACCCGAAGAAAG TAAAACAACTCATGACCGTATGTTAGCACAGCTTGCGCAGTGCGAGTTTGCAGTCACAAAATCTCAACTAGCCTCTGAAATGATGGCTGCCGAATTAAAAAGCTACGAAGCATTATCCCACATACTGGAAACCGGCATAGAGGCTGCTAAAGGTAACATCGAGAAGAGCAAGGCTGATCTGGCACAAGCAAAGGTGGTCCGTAAGAACAGAATTGAGTATGATGTGCTCGCAAAGGTAATCAGTGAACAGCCAGACAGAAAACAGACAAACGAAAAGCTTAGTACTTTGAAAACGGAACTGGCTAGTCTAGAAACTTCTAAGCAGCAGTTGGAAAGCCGTTTGTCATTAcgaaagaaacagttccatgTTTTGGTAACGTCCATACATCAATTGCAAGCGTTGTTGGATGAGCCTGAAGATGTTGACTCTGTGTCTGATGATGTTGAAATGAAGGAAGTGGTGAATGAAGTATAA
- the LOC105384508 gene encoding solute carrier family 35 member F1 — translation MAVVCIVWVDVEGAPTDGKNQLVGDMLCLGGSLLYAVVTVLQEVILQKHSCSVYLALLGLIGTVVSGTQTFFLDYNELLSFYWYDLDTIVQLGSYWSVQTVFQILQSFMLRDAGSIILHLSFLSADYYTLIAGMFIFQFKFHGLYLVSFFLSMVGVFLFSSRVTSPPASPVAHLPNLVNETMPSQDNVSMEYTVPTLDCIPIEGLEPPMSRDTTFTSFLGGPQASLPNGSIAFGHANGNTSLKDT, via the exons ATGGCTGTGGTGTGCATTGTGTGGGTGGATGTGGAAGGGGCACCCACTGATG GTAAAAACCAGCTAGTAGGAGACATGCTATGCCTCGGAGGCTCTCTGCTCTATGCCGTTGTAACGGTGCTCCAAGAAGTGATACTCCAGAAGCATTCCTGCTCCGTGTACCTAGCTCTGCTTGGCTTAATCGGCACAGTTGTATCCGGGACCCAGACTTTCTTCCTTGATTACAATGAACTGTTATCGTTTTACTGGTACGACTTGGATACAATAGTACAACTGGGAAGCTACTGGTCTGTGCAGACTGTGTTTCAGATACTGCAGAGCTTTATGTTAAGAGATGCTGGGTCAATAATACTGCACCTGTCGTTTTTGTCAGCTGATTACTATACTTTGATAGCTGGGATGtttatatttcaatttaaG TTCCACGGCCTATACCTGGTCTCGTTCTTCCTGTCGATGGTGGGCGTGTTTCTGTTCAGCTCGCGCGTGACGTCACCGCCCGCGTCGCCGGTCGCACATCTGCCCAATCTGGTCAACGAGACCATGCCCTCGCAGGATAATGTGTCAAT GGAGTACACAGTACCGACGCTCGACTGCATCCCTATAGAAGGCCTGGAGCCCCCGATGAGTCGAGACACCACCTTCACCTCATTCCTCGGCGGACCGCAGGCAAGTCTTCCCAACGGCTCCATAGCATTCGGACACGCTAACGGTAACACCAGCTTGAAGGATACCTAG